From a region of the Brevibacterium siliguriense genome:
- a CDS encoding acyl-CoA dehydrogenase family protein — translation MSRSTAAALPFGLTDEQQTVAGMVREFADTEVAPHALEWDAEHFFPVDVIKRTAELGMGGIYVSEESGGTGMGRMDAALIFEAMSTGCPAVAAYISIHNMVAWMIDKFGNDEQKAQYLSKLVSMEHLGSYCLTEPNAGSDAAALRTSAREDGDHYVLNGVKQFISGAGTSETYLVMARTGQDGARGISAFILEKGMEGLSFGPNEQKMGWRAQPTRQVIMENVRVPKENMLGDPGQGFKIAMSGLDGGRLNIGACSLGGGQAALEKAITYMGERQAFGTELSGFQALRFEVAQMQADLEGARSLLWRAAGAYDAGDPNTSLLSAMAKLKATDTGFAVANKALQLHGGYGYLTEYGIEKLVRDLRVHQILEGTNEIMRVIISRKSTGVG, via the coding sequence ATGTCCCGCAGTACCGCCGCTGCCCTACCTTTCGGTCTCACCGACGAACAGCAGACCGTCGCCGGGATGGTGCGCGAGTTCGCCGATACTGAAGTCGCCCCGCACGCCCTCGAATGGGACGCCGAGCATTTCTTTCCCGTCGACGTCATCAAGAGGACCGCTGAACTCGGGATGGGCGGAATCTACGTCAGCGAAGAATCCGGCGGAACCGGAATGGGCCGGATGGATGCGGCGCTGATCTTCGAAGCGATGTCGACCGGATGCCCCGCCGTCGCCGCCTATATCTCCATCCACAATATGGTCGCGTGGATGATCGACAAGTTCGGCAACGACGAGCAGAAGGCCCAGTACCTCTCGAAGCTCGTCTCCATGGAGCACCTCGGCAGCTACTGCCTGACCGAGCCCAACGCCGGCTCCGATGCGGCCGCCCTGCGCACCTCCGCCCGTGAAGACGGCGACCACTACGTCCTCAACGGAGTCAAGCAATTCATCTCCGGAGCAGGCACTTCCGAAACCTACCTCGTCATGGCCCGCACCGGCCAGGACGGAGCTCGTGGAATCTCCGCATTCATCCTCGAAAAGGGCATGGAGGGACTGAGCTTCGGACCCAACGAGCAGAAAATGGGCTGGCGCGCCCAGCCGACCCGGCAGGTCATCATGGAGAACGTGCGTGTTCCCAAGGAGAACATGCTCGGCGACCCGGGCCAGGGCTTCAAGATCGCAATGTCCGGACTCGACGGCGGTCGCCTCAACATCGGCGCCTGCTCGCTCGGCGGCGGACAGGCAGCACTGGAGAAGGCCATCACGTACATGGGCGAACGTCAGGCCTTCGGCACCGAGCTCTCAGGATTCCAAGCGCTGCGCTTCGAAGTCGCTCAGATGCAGGCCGACCTCGAAGGTGCCCGATCCCTGCTCTGGCGTGCAGCGGGAGCCTACGACGCCGGCGACCCGAACACCTCGCTGCTGTCTGCCATGGCCAAGCTCAAGGCCACGGATACCGGCTTCGCCGTCGCAAACAAGGCACTCCAGTTGCACGGCGGCTACGGCTATCTGACAGAGTATGGAATTGAGAAGCTGGTGCGTGACCTGCGCGTCCACCAGATTCTGGAAGGCACCAACGAAATCATGCGCGTGATCATCTCGCGCAAGAGCACAGGAGTGGGCTGA